One Leptospira levettii genomic window carries:
- a CDS encoding helix-turn-helix domain-containing protein, producing the protein MGSGAIFCLIWALSNIVKNRKKSDLLWSFILFSTGLWLLTGAFMFTGFYYQLPFIVFIHIPFVFLSASFLYLYLEYLFLEKKINLHWICFLPSLVSIVLLVPYYLKSDVEKINILNTITSTEYGSILTGLNFGIKLSILISVGIFLFREWIPNVRLSVFFTKRAIYSLVFILLIWIDLLVGSIGFSFQIPFFRKLSAYLLPILMYFYFFTRELWEPFVSDVRETIQKNKYEKSKLVSVPLEVIDQKLFELMLEKVFCDEDLSLSKLAELVGVKSGQLSEYFHKRYGFGFYNYINQYRIEEAKRYLLEPKERTILSIADAVGFNSKSTFNRVFLEKVGVTPTDFRKQSKPSEP; encoded by the coding sequence ATGGGGTCTGGTGCCATCTTTTGCCTCATTTGGGCATTGTCTAACATCGTCAAAAATCGAAAAAAATCCGATCTGCTTTGGTCCTTCATTTTGTTTTCGACAGGCTTGTGGTTGTTAACTGGAGCCTTTATGTTTACAGGATTTTATTACCAACTTCCTTTCATAGTTTTCATCCATATCCCATTTGTATTCTTATCAGCTTCCTTTTTGTATCTTTATTTGGAATATTTGTTTTTGGAGAAAAAAATCAATCTGCATTGGATTTGTTTTTTACCTTCCTTGGTTTCCATTGTTTTACTCGTTCCATATTATCTCAAATCAGATGTAGAAAAAATAAATATTTTAAATACAATCACATCTACTGAGTATGGAAGTATACTAACAGGTCTTAATTTTGGAATCAAACTTTCCATTTTAATTTCTGTAGGAATATTTTTATTTCGCGAATGGATTCCTAATGTTCGTTTGTCTGTATTTTTTACGAAACGTGCAATTTATTCCTTAGTATTTATACTTTTAATATGGATTGATTTACTCGTAGGTAGTATAGGTTTTAGTTTTCAAATTCCCTTCTTTCGGAAATTGAGCGCATACCTTTTACCCATTCTTATGTATTTTTATTTTTTCACACGCGAATTATGGGAACCCTTTGTTTCTGATGTTCGTGAGACAATTCAAAAAAATAAATATGAAAAATCGAAGTTGGTTTCTGTTCCACTTGAAGTAATCGATCAAAAATTATTCGAATTGATGTTGGAAAAAGTTTTCTGTGATGAGGACTTAAGTTTATCTAAACTTGCAGAGTTAGTTGGAGTTAAATCGGGACAATTGTCAGAATACTTTCATAAACGATATGGTTTTGGTTTTTACAATTACATCAACCAATATAGGATCGAAGAAGCAAAACGTTATTTATTGGAACCAAAAGAACGAACCATTTTGTCCATTGCTGATGCAGTAGGTTTTAATTCCAAATCCACTTTCAATCGTGTTTTCTTGGAAAAGGTAGGAGTGACTCCAACAGATTTCCGAAAACAATCAAAACCTTCCGAACCATAA